The genomic interval atttatatacataaaaaaatttaacaaaattttacACACGTCAATGCTTATAGATTAATTtcaattgttaataataatcaatAGTTAAcgagaataattttataaaatattacacttacttttttattattcatttttttatctatataaaaataattaagtgatacttattttaaaatataaacatcaTTCCTTCCGTTTTGGaactttatttcttttaatattagatacacatattaaaaaataataaaatttatataaatttaattttttttatctttcattaagtaaaaataaaatttagttaataaatatttttaaatttttaaaagtacaaaaaatatcaattgtatatttttttgaaacaacCAAAATTTTGAAACGAAATAGATTAGTTGATGTTACATTGAGAATACAACACTGATCGGTGATGGATGGAGTATATTATATTTTGGGTCTGAAGAAGTAAGTTGCCATAAAAAGCTCCAATTAACATTttcttataattattaattaagtcACATATTtccccaaaaaaataaaataattaatgcacaTATATGAGCCGCCTAATAGGACCCAATTCATTTGTTGTTTATTATTTCTTGTTTTGATAATGTAGTAGTAAGTGTAACATCTTTGTCTTTCATGGTGAATATaatgtgtttgaaatctaattaAAGTCACTAAGCATTTGGCTTATATATTTACTTGACTTGGAAGTAGAAATGGGACGACTGGACTGAGTCCTTGATACTTTTTCGTATGCACGCCTTCACAATAAACCTGGTTGAGCGTAACTTGTCTTAGAGACTCCattcattatctttttttttttaaaaggacaTTGAATTAcgagataaataaataatgtataaagctgaaaatgtaaattaaaaaaaaagagagagagagagagacttTTTTAATTAAGCAATCAGCTTATTGATTAACTTCTCTAaagatataaatttattaaaattatccattcaatttatatttactaGTGGAATTAGTAAAATATGCATGTGTTCATGTAGTCCGCAGAATTGTAAGTCAGattaattaatcttatataaatatgataaatttatatatagattGTCTAACttattaatagtataatatactatttaattaaaacaaataataattcaaaatttggtCAAGACtgtgtttatatatataatatgttttaaTGTATAATGATGGAAGTTTGAATATTTCTTTCGTGGTGAAGTTGTTTTCAATGAGACTTTATGCTCGTTATTCCAAAAGCAAAAGGACAATATGCGATTCAATGATTCTTGCGACTATTAACTCTTCATATAttggagtaaaaaaaaaactcattgtATCTCTAGTATTATTCTGAAGAATAATTACATTATTATATACAAATACGAGACTCGTAATTACCGGTATTAGAGATGTTAATATTAGCCTAAGATAAACTTTCTTTGATTAAATGTTAGAGATCGATGATAATATAATTGGAAAAGACAACgaaaaaaatattacactaaatattttaaatgatttgttcaTATAAAGTTTAGGTGGTTCTAATTCATTTATTGTTCATTTCACtcatctgttttttttttgataacATGAATAatccaatattttttaatacaagaCTATATTAATtcctaaaatttatattattaatcttattaattaatataatatatattgtcaTTAATAcccaatgaaaaaaatatactactaaaaaattattcttttatttgtttttaatttccTTAGGATACTATTAGTATGACTCAACTTTGTATATACATAAtcgataaaataatataaaaatagtattaaatCATTGAATTTgagatatttaatataataaataaaataatgatagAAGCAtggataataaataaatcataatacgATGGTTCATTTCATCAACtcaatataataattttgtattaaaaacaaaacatgataataataatttaaatgaatgaatgatgtGACTGGGATATATGTGGCAACTAGCAAGTCATTGATTTCACAAAGAAGGTTGTCTTCCAGACAGTTCCTAACAATCGGTTACATtatactgttttttttttgtacttatCTCCGGTGACCGTGTTTCTGCCGGTGATCGTTTCTCCGCGTCTTCACAAACTCTCTCACTTTTCAATTTGTATCGTTTTGAAGTTAGGAGCTGTTACTAATGGCGAAGCAGAAACAGAACAACACTATTTTTGTGCACTTGCTGATTCTCTTCCTCTCTCTTTCTTCTCTCTCGGTGTCAGCAACAACAGTTGTATCTCTCTTGCAAAATTATGGGAAACCCATTTTCAGATCAAACTTTCACACTATTTATGACACTTCAAACTATGGTCTTCTTCAGCTCAGTAATGGATTGGCTCTAACGCCTCAAATGGGGTTCGTTCTCTATCTCTATGGCTCTTTTCTTTTCAATTGATCAAATAAATTTCTAGGTTGTTTAATTCAACCGATTTGTTTTTTTCAAGgttgaagtaaaaaaaatattgacaaaaATCCACGTGCACAGACACACTCATAGTCATGTATTTGTGatgatgtttttaatttttttttcttaaataggAAAATTAGGAAGATGGTTTATGTGATATGATTTGGTCTTGTGTAGATGGAACAGCTGGAACTTCTTTGCATGCAATATCAATGAAACGGTTATTAAGGAAACAGGTATTGTTTTCTTGTTCAGTTGCTACTAGTTGTAAAAGCATCACTTGCATTTCTTCGTTGAGTTAGTTACTTATTTTGGTCCTGTGATGATGATACTATAATGGAAGATtcattgattttgtaaaacaaatttcattatccctcatcaaaataatattttgcatTTAAACATATCAACATTTTTAAACCTTGATTTTATTTTGGATACTCAATTATTCCTATAATAATGAATGCATTGGCTATCCTATTTTATCCGCCTgttatttttttaccaaatagAGTCTAAGTTCAATTTGTTGTTAGTTTTTACCGCTGAATATCTAGTTACATACAATATTGTATGTTTGATACCTGTGTGGAAAAAATTCCCTTTAAACTTGAGTGTGGTACTACTATACATCATATAAACAAGATGTATATGAAGGCTTTATAAACATCTTACATTTATAAGACCTTACTTGAACATGATATGTTCTATAGGCTCGGACTACTGTCTCCTTGATTTCTAAGGAGACAGAAGcctaaaatattttacatataaacATAATTTGTCTCACTGCAATCATTATGGTTCATCTTTTCCAAATAATATCAGTAATTCAATTTTTCTTCTCTGTAATTCATATCTACTGTACTGATATGTATTATATTTTTCCAGCTGATGCACTGATATCAACGGGGTTGGCTGAGTTAGGTTATGTGTACGTCAATATAGGTAATGATCTTGTATGTCCATAATAAAGATTTTAACAGTAGCTAGGTTACCTTTTCCATATGTATTTGATGTTACATTTTACAATGTGCAGATGATTGTTGGTCTTCTGCGACAAGAAATTCGAAGGTCAGCTAAATTCTGTTCCTTTCAGTATCACTGGATAAACTGTAGGTCTATTATCTTCACTTGTTGTCGTATATTCTTCTCAGCTTTCAATGTTTTCTATCTTGATTTTCAATTGGATAAGGAAAAGCTGTTTCAGTTGTCATCTTTTATGTTTCGGCTAAGTGTTATTTGCAGAAAACAGACATAAATAGTAAGTTCTATGATATATTTAAGAAATGGTTATGCGTACAGATTTGAATACTTCATTTATTATGCTTCCAATATGCTGGTGTGCTTTCTGTCTTTAATGTTTAATCTAGCAGGAAAACGTGAATCTTATACATGATTACACGCGTTATTCATTTTCTATGTGGATAAGTTGTTTTGATTCAAATCTTAAAACTCgatcattttatatattctCCCGATAATTATATGTTGTTCCGTACTGTTTTCTATTTGGAAGTGCAGGGTGACCTAGTCCCTGATCGTAAGACGTTTCCATCAGGAATCAAAGCACTTGCCGATTATGTGCATCGAAAGGGACTCAAACTTGGCATATATTCTGATGCCGGGTAGAATACTTTCGCAAAACTATTGCAGATTTGACTCATTATAAATATGTTAATCCCTCGTTGATTGTGACTAACTGATTAGCTAATCTCctgtcatttttttcttcacttgCAACTGTTATTAGGGCTTTTACATGTCAAGTCCGACCAGGATCAATCTTCCACGAAACTGATGATGCAGATTTATTTGCCTCTTGGGTTAGATTCTAACATCTCATTTCATAATTTGCAAAAGTGTAACAAATACTCTTCATGTGTCATGGACTTTGTGTGGAGGTTCTAAGAATAGAAGTACTGTccaattatttctattttatttgtgcATTACACGAATTGTGTCAGGTTCAAATTACATCAGATGCAAATAATTAAGCTCTGCAGCCTAATATATCTTTCTATggaattaatttgtttttttaagaaaataaaaccaATCTTTGGATATGATGTTGGAATTTGAGACATCATAAACACCAAATTTGGACCAGATACGATGTTAAGTCATTTAATGGAATTCTTTTAATGttcttaacaaaaatatattccaGGTACATTCTACTGTAGTTTATTTGTGATTTTCACCCCATTCTATCATTTTACCAGGGCGTAGATTATTTGAAGTATGACAATTGTTTCAATCTGGGCATCCCTCCAAAAAAacggttttttttctttctaatctCTGTCTCCTAGTATTTGAAAAAGCAACAATACCTagtacatataaattaaatcaatgtGGTTGCATGTATTCCAGGTATCCACCTATGCGTGATGCCCTCAATGAAACTGGACGTACAATTTTCTATTCAATCTGTGAATGGTAATAAGGTGTAACTGTGTTTTGTTATGAGTTTACTTACTGATAGCATGACAGACATATTATCCCACATTACCTTATTTTTTTCCGCAGGGGTGTTGACGACCCTGCTTTATGGGCAGGCAAGGTCGGTAATAGTTGGCGCACAACTG from Cicer arietinum cultivar CDC Frontier isolate Library 1 chromosome 5, Cicar.CDCFrontier_v2.0, whole genome shotgun sequence carries:
- the LOC101512744 gene encoding alpha-galactosidase 3, with protein sequence MAKQKQNNTIFVHLLILFLSLSSLSVSATTVVSLLQNYGKPIFRSNFHTIYDTSNYGLLQLSNGLALTPQMGWNSWNFFACNINETVIKETADALISTGLAELGYVYVNIDDCWSSATRNSKGDLVPDRKTFPSGIKALADYVHRKGLKLGIYSDAGAFTCQVRPGSIFHETDDADLFASWGVDYLKYDNCFNLGIPPKKRYPPMRDALNETGRTIFYSICEWGVDDPALWAGKVGNSWRTTDDINDTWASMTTIADLNDKWAAYAGPGGWNDPDMLEVGNGGMTYQEYRAHFSIWALAKAPLLVGCDIRNMTAETREILTNKEVIAINQDSLGVQGRKVQVSGINDCSQVWAGPLSGSRLAVALWNRCSKVATITASWEALGLESGIHVSVRDLWQHKVINGDAVSSFSAQVDSHDSKLYIFTPSTASYSLK